One part of the Dysidea avara chromosome 10, odDysAvar1.4, whole genome shotgun sequence genome encodes these proteins:
- the LOC136269095 gene encoding zinc transporter ZIP10-like, translating into MEHRLTLQQNDKCFSTSDILQDQGLSTQNCFSSSSVGQVCSAIVGRLSRGESICDTEVVNDVSCVDDVVEQLYHRLADESGKLTLTQIQLLIDQLPDSHYRVVRQTEVQDDDDDDDDHHDDDDHHDDDDVNHHGNENDHDHDHNAVINCPSEAQLKEEFNHVVEELGLMNDDGLTCYMEQHLNDSHDNDHNLDDHDNIPDDHDDATNCSTVYETCRDLILEIGLTTEACLAGNSSTVDEHDDNDDVSDSDAYGWGFLSTVIISVASQLGVIAIVFSYNSQASKYLMSILIATGISTLVSDAVLHLTPHGFGIHEEEDAGDGHDHSSEEEHDHDRTVIWRGCCVLGGIFIFYILEFVMSLINKKMEKPKVMDNQEQTFELNNLPNKESHKEANSQSGCADGCLNLDMDDHPAYFNPHQGFCYGISSVACIIILGDGIHNFADGVAIGASFTSSIGMGISTSLAILFHELPHEFGDFAILLSSGMKWYVALVYNFLSAITAIIGMFIGVAIGNSHEDATAWILSITAGIFFYVALVDLLPLLIEMLKKCEDRRSVIIYMSCHLTGFFIGFAILLLIAIYEEDINSLVD; encoded by the exons ATGGAGCACAGATTAACCCTCCAACAG AATGATAAGTGTTTCTCCACCTCTGACATTTTACAAGATCAAGGATTATCAACACAAAATTGTTTCTCTTCCTCATCAGTTGGACAAGTTTGCTCAGCCATTGTGGGTAGATTGTCAAGAGGAGAGTCAATCTGTGACACTGAAGTGGTTAATGATGTGTCCTGTGTTGATGATGTAGTAGAACAACTATATCATAGACTGGCTGATGAGAGTGGCAAACTGACTTTGACCCAAATACAACTGTTGATTGACCAGTTACCTGATTCTCATTACAGAGTTGTAAGACAAACAGAAGttcaagatgatgatgatgatgacgatgatcaTCATGATGACGATGATCATCATGATGACGATGATGTCAATCATCATGGCAATGAGAATGATCATGATCATGATCACAATGCTGTGATAAAT TGTCCCAGCGAAGCACAGTTGAAGGAAGAGTTCAATCATGTTGTTGAAGAGTTGGGTTTGATGAATGACGATGGGCTCACTTGTTACATGGAACAACATCTCAATGATTCTCATGACAATGATCACAATCTTGATGATCATGATAATATCCCTGATGATCATGATGACGCTACTAACTGTTCAACAGTGTATGAAACATGTCGTGATTTGATACTGGAGATTGGACTAACAACTGAGGCTTGTCTTGCTGGGAACAGTAGCACTGTTGATGAACACGATGACAATGATGATGTTTCTGATTCTGACG CATATGGCTGGGGATTCCTGTCAACAGTAATAATCAGTGTGGCATCTCAGCTGGGAGTAATCGCTATCGTCTTCTCTTACAACAGTCAAGCCTCCAAGTATCTCATGTCAATACTTATAGCTACTGGGATATCCACCTTAGTCAGTGATGCTGTTCTTCACCTTACTCCACAC GGATTCGGTATTCATGAAGAAGAAGATGCAGGAGATGGACATGATCATAGTAGTGAGGAAGAACACGACCATGACAGGACAGTTATTTGGAGAGGATGTTGTGTGTTGGGGGGAATATTTATTTTCTACATACTCGAGTTTGTGATGAGCTTAATAAATAAGAAAATG GAGAAACCTAAGGTGATGGATAACCAGGAGCAAACCTTTGAATTAAATAATTTGCCAAATAAAGAAAGCCACAAAGAAGCCAATTCACAGAGTGGTTGTGCCGATGGGTGTCTAAATCTTGATATGGATGATCACCCAGCTTACTTCAACCCACACCAGGGATTCTGTTATGGTATTAGCtctgtagcatgcataattattttaGGAGATGGCATCCACAACTTTGCTGATGGAGTTGCTATTGGAGCATCTTTTACATCCAGTATTGGAATGGGTATTAGTACATCACTGGCAATTCTGTTTCATGAGCTACCACATGAGTTTG GTGATTTTGCTATTCTACTGTCCAGTGGGATGAAGTGGTATGTGGCACTGGTGTACAACTTTCTTTCTGCTATCACTGCCATCATTGGGATGTTTATTGGAGTGGCTATTGGTAATTCTCATGAAGATGCCACAGCCTGGATATTGTCCATTACTGCTGGAATATTTTTCTATGTGGCCCTCGTTGATTTG ctgCCACTATTGATAGAGATGCTCAAAAAATGCGAAGACAGACGATCAGTCATCATATACATGTCTTGTCATTTAACTGGCTTCTTCATTGGGTTTGCAATATTGCTACTGATTGCTATCTATGAAGAGGATATCAACAGTTTGGTAGATTGA